Proteins encoded together in one Deinococcus irradiatisoli window:
- the rpmD gene encoding 50S ribosomal protein L30 — translation MKITLKRSVIGRPQNQVDTVKALGLKKIGDSREVSDSPAIRGMVKTVQHLLEVEA, via the coding sequence ATGAAAATTACCCTCAAGCGCAGCGTGATCGGGCGTCCCCAGAACCAGGTGGACACCGTGAAAGCGCTCGGCCTGAAGAAAATCGGCGACAGCCGTGAAGTGTCGGACTCTCCCGCCATTCGCGGCATGGTCAAGACCGTGCAGCATTTGCTGGAGGTGGAAGCGTGA
- the rplO gene encoding 50S ribosomal protein L15, producing MKLSDLKPTPGSRKPRKRVGRGPGGVDKTAGRGHKGQKSRSGAGKGQFFEGGRSTLISRLPKRGFNNVGTTYEVVNLSQLDAIQGDSFDRAGLEAAGLVRRKGNPVKLLARGSVSRAVTLHVDAASESAIKAIEAAGGKVVLSEARSSQSAEQKDA from the coding sequence GTGAAACTCAGCGACCTGAAACCCACGCCCGGATCGCGCAAGCCCCGCAAGCGCGTCGGGCGCGGCCCCGGCGGCGTGGACAAGACCGCCGGCCGCGGCCACAAAGGACAGAAGTCGCGCTCTGGCGCCGGCAAGGGCCAGTTCTTCGAGGGTGGGCGCAGCACCCTGATCAGCCGCCTGCCCAAGCGCGGCTTCAACAACGTCGGCACCACCTACGAAGTGGTCAACCTCTCGCAGCTCGACGCCATCCAGGGTGACAGCTTCGACCGCGCCGGCCTGGAAGCCGCCGGCCTGGTGCGCCGCAAGGGCAACCCGGTCAAGCTGCTGGCCCGCGGCAGCGTGTCGCGCGCCGTGACCCTGCACGTCGACGCGGCCAGCGAGAGCGCCATCAAGGCCATCGAAGCGGCCGGCGGCAAAGTCGTGCTGAGTGAGGCCCGCAGCAGCCAGTCGGCCGAGCAGAAGGACGCCTAA
- the secY gene encoding preprotein translocase subunit SecY, producing MLRAFRDAFRIPDLQRKIVFTLLLLAVYRLGNTIPTPGVNTAALEQATQNGLFGLISMISGGNLSQFSIFALGVLPYITASIVIQLLTTTLPALEKLSKEGEEGRKKINQYTRYAAIALGTVQATIFSLFVSSSPANIAVGWTPGLFTLLVMVLTQVAGIAFTMWIGERITEVGLGNGISLIITAGIIARYPTEVGATAELFRQGNLSVLSILAFIAITVLVIVAIVYVYQAERRVPVQYARARGGTPQGGSGRNYSGQATYLPIKLNQAGVIPVIFASAMLILPNLIQQATSKRAPGVATFIQQYLSAGGVWYTGLEVLLIIGFTFLYNSVQFDPKRIAEQLREAGGFIPGVRPGTPTAGFLGTISTRISLWGALFLALLVVIPQLIQRWTGVTTFQFSGTGLLIIVGVALETLKQLEAQLTVRRYDGFISKGRIRGRL from the coding sequence ATGCTGCGCGCCTTCCGCGACGCCTTCCGAATTCCGGATTTGCAGCGGAAGATCGTGTTCACCCTGCTGCTCCTGGCGGTCTACCGCCTGGGCAATACCATTCCCACGCCCGGCGTGAACACCGCCGCCCTGGAGCAGGCCACCCAGAACGGGTTGTTCGGTCTGATCAGCATGATCTCGGGCGGCAACCTCTCCCAGTTCTCGATCTTCGCGCTGGGCGTGCTGCCCTACATCACTGCCAGCATCGTCATTCAGCTGCTGACCACCACCCTGCCGGCCCTGGAGAAACTCTCCAAGGAAGGTGAGGAGGGGCGCAAGAAGATCAACCAGTACACCCGCTACGCCGCGATTGCGCTGGGCACGGTGCAGGCCACCATCTTCTCGTTGTTTGTCAGCAGCAGCCCGGCCAACATCGCGGTGGGCTGGACGCCGGGGCTGTTTACCCTGCTGGTGATGGTGCTGACCCAGGTGGCGGGCATCGCCTTCACCATGTGGATCGGCGAGCGCATCACCGAGGTGGGGCTGGGCAACGGCATCAGCCTCATCATCACTGCCGGCATCATCGCCCGCTATCCGACGGAAGTGGGCGCCACCGCCGAGCTGTTCCGGCAGGGCAACCTCAGCGTGCTGAGCATCCTGGCGTTCATCGCCATCACGGTGCTGGTGATCGTGGCAATCGTCTACGTCTACCAGGCCGAGCGGCGGGTACCGGTGCAGTACGCCCGCGCGCGCGGCGGCACGCCGCAGGGTGGCTCGGGGCGCAACTACAGCGGCCAGGCCACCTACCTGCCGATCAAGCTCAACCAGGCCGGCGTGATTCCGGTGATCTTCGCCTCGGCGATGCTGATCTTGCCTAACTTGATTCAGCAGGCCACCAGCAAGCGGGCGCCGGGCGTGGCGACCTTCATCCAGCAGTACCTCTCGGCCGGTGGGGTGTGGTACACCGGTCTGGAAGTGCTGCTGATCATCGGCTTCACCTTCCTCTACAACAGCGTGCAGTTCGATCCCAAGCGGATCGCCGAGCAGCTGCGCGAAGCGGGAGGCTTCATTCCAGGGGTGCGCCCGGGCACGCCGACGGCCGGGTTCCTCGGCACCATCAGCACCCGCATCTCGCTATGGGGCGCGCTGTTCCTGGCGCTGCTGGTGGTTATTCCGCAGCTGATTCAGCGCTGGACCGGCGTGACCACCTTTCAGTTCTCCGGCACAGGGCTGCTGATCATCGTGGGCGTGGCGCTCGAAACGCTCAAGCAGCTCGAAGCGCAGCTGACCGTGCGGCGCTACGACGGTTTCATCAGCAAAGGCCGCATTCGCGGTCGCCTCTGA
- a CDS encoding adenylate kinase, producing MTHNTSLHGAAHHNQVVIFLGPPGAGKGTQAERLAAEHGLTKISTGDILRDHVARGTELGQQVAPILESGKLVPDDLLIALIRDQLSKMETVRVIFDGFPRTTAQAQELEMLLEQLGAPISAVPLLEVPDDVLIARIVERGKSSGRNDDNEQVARHRQEVYRQQTQPLIDYYAARGHLKPINGVGSMDEVYQRLQQVIG from the coding sequence ATGACCCACAACACATCGCTTCACGGCGCAGCTCACCACAACCAGGTGGTGATTTTCCTCGGCCCGCCCGGCGCGGGCAAAGGCACCCAGGCCGAGCGGCTGGCTGCCGAACACGGCCTGACCAAGATCAGCACCGGCGACATTCTGCGTGACCATGTGGCGCGCGGCACCGAGCTCGGCCAGCAGGTCGCGCCGATTCTGGAATCCGGCAAGCTGGTGCCCGACGACCTGCTGATCGCCCTGATCCGCGACCAGCTGTCCAAGATGGAAACGGTGCGGGTGATTTTCGACGGTTTCCCGCGCACCACTGCCCAGGCGCAGGAACTCGAAATGCTGCTCGAACAGCTCGGAGCGCCGATCAGTGCTGTGCCGCTGCTCGAAGTACCGGACGACGTGCTGATCGCCCGCATCGTGGAGCGCGGCAAGTCCTCGGGCCGCAACGACGACAACGAGCAGGTGGCCCGCCACCGCCAGGAAGTCTACCGACAGCAGACCCAGCCGCTGATCGATTACTACGCCGCGCGCGGCCACCTCAAGCCCATCAACGGGGTGGGCAGCATGGACGAGGTGTACCAGCGCCTGCAACAGGTGATCGGCTGA
- the infA gene encoding translation initiation factor IF-1, with protein MLTLRLACSKPGGFVARRRAPDGRESKRKKEDADTVRAEGVVEEALPNTTFRVKLDTGHDILAYISGKMRIHYIRILPGDRVVLEISPYDTSRGRIVYRR; from the coding sequence ATGCTAACTTTACGTTTGGCTTGTTCCAAGCCTGGAGGTTTCGTGGCGAGAAGAAGAGCACCAGACGGGCGTGAATCCAAACGCAAGAAGGAAGACGCCGATACCGTACGCGCCGAAGGCGTGGTCGAGGAAGCGTTGCCCAACACCACCTTCCGCGTGAAGTTGGACACCGGGCATGACATCTTGGCGTACATCAGTGGCAAGATGCGGATTCACTACATTCGCATTCTGCCGGGAGACCGCGTCGTTCTGGAGATCTCGCCGTACGACACTTCGCGCGGACGCATCGTTTACCGGCGCTGA
- the rpmJ gene encoding 50S ribosomal protein L36, producing MKVRSSVKKMCDKCKVIRRHGRVVVICENVKHKQRQG from the coding sequence ATGAAGGTTCGCAGCAGTGTCAAGAAAATGTGCGACAAGTGCAAAGTCATTCGTCGCCACGGACGCGTTGTCGTGATTTGCGAGAACGTGAAACACAAGCAGAGGCAAGGTTAA
- the rpsM gene encoding 30S ribosomal protein S13, with amino-acid sequence MARIAGVDLPREKRIQIGLRYIYGIGPTRADQVLAATGVSPDTRVKNLTEAETTKLREAIERVYKVEGDLRSEVGQNIKRLMDIGAYRGLRHRRGLPVRGQRTKTNARTRKGPRKTVAGKKKAARK; translated from the coding sequence ATGGCCCGTATTGCCGGCGTTGACCTGCCCCGCGAGAAGCGCATCCAGATCGGTCTGCGCTACATCTACGGCATCGGGCCCACCCGCGCCGATCAGGTGCTGGCCGCCACGGGCGTGAGCCCCGATACCCGCGTCAAGAACCTGACCGAAGCCGAGACCACCAAGCTTCGCGAGGCCATCGAGCGCGTGTACAAGGTCGAGGGCGATTTGCGCAGCGAAGTCGGGCAGAACATCAAGCGCCTGATGGACATCGGCGCTTACCGCGGCCTGCGTCACCGCCGCGGCCTGCCAGTGCGCGGTCAGCGCACCAAGACCAACGCCCGGACCCGCAAAGGACCGCGCAAGACCGTTGCTGGCAAGAAAAAGGCCGCGAGGAAGTAA
- the rpsK gene encoding 30S ribosomal protein S11 has protein sequence MAKTTKRAPRAKRRNISAGRAYIHASYNNTIVTITDVEGNSVAWSSGGTIGYKGSKKGTPYAAQLAAADAVKKAQGFGMNIVDVVVRGSGSGREQAIRAIQASGIEVKSIMDDTPVPHNGCRPKKKFRA, from the coding sequence ATGGCGAAAACCACCAAGAGAGCGCCCCGCGCCAAACGCCGCAACATCAGCGCTGGCCGCGCCTACATCCACGCCAGCTACAACAACACCATCGTCACCATCACCGACGTCGAGGGCAACTCGGTGGCCTGGTCGTCGGGCGGCACCATCGGCTACAAAGGCAGCAAGAAGGGCACCCCCTATGCGGCCCAGCTGGCCGCCGCCGACGCCGTGAAGAAAGCCCAAGGCTTCGGCATGAACATCGTCGACGTGGTGGTGCGCGGCAGTGGAAGCGGCCGCGAGCAGGCCATCCGCGCCATTCAGGCCTCGGGCATCGAAGTCAAGTCCATCATGGACGACACCCCGGTGCCGCACAACGGCTGCCGCCCCAAGAAGAAGTTCCGCGCCTAA
- the rpsD gene encoding 30S ribosomal protein S4: MGRFRGSITKQSRREGINLAETEKVQKYLDKRPYAPGQHGQRRKGRPSDYSVRLREKQKLSRLYGMGEKQFRNLFEEASNVPGVTGTVFLQLLERRLDNVVFRMGFASTRRQARQFVGHGHILVNGKKVDIASYRVKIGDQISVDEKSRSMGFIQENMEALKRRRVSPWIEMNPETFTGTFSRLPAREDLALPINENFIIEYYSR; encoded by the coding sequence ATGGGTCGTTTCCGTGGTTCTATCACCAAACAAAGCCGCCGCGAAGGCATCAACCTTGCGGAGACCGAGAAAGTTCAAAAGTACCTCGACAAGCGCCCCTACGCGCCCGGCCAGCACGGCCAGCGCCGCAAGGGCCGTCCCAGCGACTACAGCGTGCGTCTGCGTGAAAAGCAGAAGCTCTCGCGTCTGTACGGCATGGGCGAGAAGCAGTTTCGCAACCTCTTTGAAGAAGCCTCCAATGTTCCCGGCGTGACCGGCACGGTGTTCTTGCAGCTGCTCGAGCGCCGCCTCGACAACGTGGTGTTCCGGATGGGCTTTGCCAGCACCCGCCGCCAGGCCCGCCAGTTCGTGGGTCACGGTCACATCCTGGTCAACGGCAAGAAGGTCGACATCGCCTCGTACCGGGTCAAGATCGGCGACCAGATCAGCGTGGACGAAAAGAGCCGCTCGATGGGCTTTATTCAGGAAAACATGGAAGCCCTCAAGCGCCGCCGCGTCAGCCCCTGGATCGAGATGAATCCGGAGACCTTCACCGGCACCTTCTCGCGTTTGCCGGCGCGCGAGGATCTGGCGCTGCCGATCAACGAGAACTTCATCATCGAGTACTACTCGCGTTAA
- a CDS encoding DNA-directed RNA polymerase subunit alpha, with protein MDQKRPQLKARVDGDYGEFTLEPLRRGYGVTVGNPLRRILLSSIPGSAVTSVYIEDVLHEFSTIPGVKEDVIRIILNLKELVVRFHAPGPKTLTLRAQGQGAVKASAFEVPSDAEIVNPDLVIANLAEDGKLVMEVRVEEGEGYVPADKHSTKDRINSIPVDAVFTPVRRVAYHVENTRVGQQTDLDRLILRVWTDGSTSPQDALDKAVDILRDELMVFGNVENVPAEAAPAPVMAAPMPASTSLSYDAPVTTPAASIGLGDYNGMGGEISSPRVTLEGLGLTTRVLHSLKEEGIDSVDALCALSDRDLKKVPGIGERSLDEIKQQLAQFGLALKD; from the coding sequence GTGGATCAAAAGCGTCCCCAGCTCAAGGCCCGCGTCGACGGCGACTACGGCGAATTTACCCTGGAACCGCTGCGGCGGGGCTACGGCGTCACGGTGGGCAACCCCCTGCGCCGCATCCTGCTCTCCAGCATTCCCGGCAGCGCCGTGACCAGCGTCTACATCGAGGACGTGCTGCATGAATTCAGCACCATCCCCGGCGTCAAAGAAGATGTCATTCGTATTATCCTCAACCTCAAGGAACTGGTGGTGCGGTTTCACGCCCCCGGCCCCAAAACCCTGACGCTGCGCGCCCAGGGCCAAGGCGCCGTGAAAGCCAGCGCCTTCGAAGTGCCCTCCGACGCCGAGATCGTCAATCCCGATCTGGTGATCGCCAACCTCGCCGAGGACGGCAAGCTGGTGATGGAAGTGCGCGTCGAGGAAGGCGAAGGCTACGTGCCCGCCGACAAGCACTCCACCAAAGACCGCATCAACAGCATTCCGGTGGACGCGGTGTTCACCCCGGTGCGCCGGGTGGCCTACCACGTCGAGAACACCCGCGTGGGTCAGCAGACTGACTTGGACCGCCTGATCCTGCGGGTCTGGACCGACGGCTCGACCAGCCCCCAGGACGCCCTCGACAAGGCCGTGGACATTCTGCGCGACGAGTTGATGGTGTTCGGCAACGTCGAAAATGTGCCGGCCGAAGCGGCCCCCGCGCCGGTGATGGCCGCGCCGATGCCGGCGAGCACCAGCCTGTCCTACGACGCGCCGGTGACCACCCCGGCCGCTTCGATCGGTCTGGGTGACTACAACGGCATGGGCGGCGAGATCAGCAGCCCCCGCGTCACGCTCGAAGGCCTGGGCCTGACCACCCGCGTGCTGCACTCGCTCAAGGAAGAGGGGATCGATTCGGTGGACGCGCTGTGCGCCCTCTCGGACCGTGACCTCAAGAAGGTGCCGGGTATCGGCGAGCGCAGCCTCGACGAGATCAAGCAGCAGCTGGCCCAGTTCGGGCTGGCCCTCAAAGACTAA
- the rplQ gene encoding 50S ribosomal protein L17, protein MRHGRSGRKLNRNSSARTALARAQATALLREGRIQTTVAKAKELRPYVEKIITTAKGGDLHARRICARDIQDNAVLRKLMDEVAPKYAERPGGYTRILKVGVRRGDAAPLALIELV, encoded by the coding sequence ATGCGTCACGGACGTTCCGGTCGCAAGCTCAACCGCAACAGCAGCGCGCGCACCGCGCTGGCCCGCGCCCAGGCCACCGCCCTCCTGCGCGAAGGCCGCATTCAGACCACCGTCGCCAAGGCCAAAGAGCTGCGGCCCTACGTGGAAAAGATCATCACCACCGCCAAGGGCGGCGACCTGCACGCCCGGCGCATCTGCGCCCGCGACATTCAGGACAACGCCGTGCTGCGCAAGCTGATGGACGAAGTGGCGCCCAAGTACGCTGAGCGTCCCGGCGGCTACACCCGCATCCTGAAAGTCGGCGTGCGCCGGGGCGATGCGGCCCCGCTGGCCCTGATCGAACTGGTCTGA
- a CDS encoding response regulator transcription factor, with product MRFLVIEDEPEIRRPLAASLREAGYAVDEAGNAEEAEALARSFPYDALMVDVGLPEGPVSGFDLVRRLREGSVAAPVLYLTARDAVEDRIEGLDAGGDDYLVKPFHLGEVQARLRALARRSRAEVKSTLTWRDLKFDWTARAVYRSGQRVALTAKEFSLIEVLSSHPGRVYTREELIDRVWDGRFDAESNVVETYVRNLRRKLGDDVVKTLRGLGYSFPEGE from the coding sequence ATGCGCTTCCTGGTGATTGAAGACGAACCCGAGATCCGCCGCCCGCTGGCCGCCAGCCTGCGCGAAGCCGGCTACGCGGTGGACGAAGCGGGCAACGCCGAGGAAGCCGAAGCGCTGGCCCGCAGTTTCCCCTACGACGCGTTGATGGTGGACGTGGGGTTGCCGGAAGGCCCGGTCAGCGGCTTCGATCTGGTGCGCCGCCTGCGCGAGGGCAGCGTGGCGGCCCCGGTGCTGTACCTCACCGCCCGGGACGCGGTGGAAGACCGCATCGAGGGACTCGATGCCGGCGGCGACGATTATCTGGTCAAGCCGTTTCACCTCGGGGAAGTGCAGGCGCGCCTGCGCGCACTGGCTCGCCGCAGCCGCGCCGAGGTGAAAAGCACCCTGACCTGGCGCGACCTCAAGTTCGACTGGACTGCCCGCGCCGTCTACCGCAGCGGCCAGCGGGTGGCCCTGACCGCCAAGGAATTTTCCCTGATCGAGGTGCTCTCCTCGCACCCGGGACGGGTCTACACCCGCGAGGAACTCATCGACCGGGTCTGGGACGGGCGCTTCGATGCCGAGTCGAACGTGGTGGAAACCTACGTGCGCAATTTGCGCCGCAAGCTCGGCGACGACGTGGTCAAGACGCTGCGGGGGCTAGGCTACAGTTTTCCTGAAGGCGAGTAA
- a CDS encoding sensor histidine kinase, translated as MTLRLRLTLLTAGVIFLALAAFGSLAGVLLWRIELSSITRQVTAQADALTAVARRTPGALPDTADDLLERDGITAVGRVYLDGELIWSGGAVAFGTLDPAFFSDQQPERLSRTQGYLVASRRFQSGLSQGVVQVGRNLLPLEQLLTRYLLVAALVLLLLAALAGGAAALVVRVSLRPLERLARRVQHLGTPEPVPGVEERSEVGALARALDASLAELRAERRRETLFLASASHELRTPVTAMLADLQHTLARERSPEDVMAALRRTEKTAGRLRQLTGNLMSLTRAQHSTERQRTDLLDLAGEAVDLLQPLALARDIDLWLDGASTPAQVDISLFSGVLENLIGNALKFSPVGGQVNVQVSPLGGGARISIEDSGPGFPAGPLTEAFVRGVPSGSGPEGFGLGLAVVRQVVEAHGGALELGARPGGGAQALVTLPPPSAEKRAGELSRDL; from the coding sequence ATGACCCTGCGGTTGCGCCTGACCCTGCTGACGGCCGGGGTCATTTTTCTGGCGCTGGCGGCGTTCGGCAGCCTGGCGGGGGTGCTGCTATGGCGCATCGAACTCAGCAGCATCACCCGGCAGGTCACCGCCCAGGCCGACGCGCTGACCGCCGTGGCCCGCCGCACGCCCGGCGCCCTGCCCGACACCGCCGACGACCTGCTGGAACGTGACGGCATCACGGCAGTGGGGCGGGTGTACCTCGACGGCGAGCTGATCTGGTCCGGCGGTGCGGTGGCCTTCGGCACGCTCGACCCGGCGTTTTTCAGCGATCAGCAGCCCGAGCGCCTCAGCCGCACCCAGGGCTACTTGGTGGCGAGCCGCCGCTTTCAGAGCGGCCTGAGCCAGGGCGTGGTGCAGGTGGGGCGCAACCTGCTGCCGCTGGAGCAGCTGCTGACCCGCTACCTGCTGGTGGCGGCGCTGGTGCTGCTGCTGCTGGCGGCGCTGGCCGGCGGCGCGGCGGCGCTGGTGGTGCGCGTGTCGCTCAGGCCGCTGGAGCGTCTGGCCCGCCGGGTGCAGCACCTCGGCACCCCCGAGCCGGTGCCGGGCGTCGAGGAGCGCAGCGAGGTCGGGGCGCTGGCCCGTGCCCTGGACGCCAGTCTGGCAGAGTTGCGGGCCGAGCGCCGGCGCGAGACGCTGTTTCTGGCGAGCGCCTCGCACGAACTGCGCACTCCGGTGACCGCCATGCTGGCCGATTTGCAGCACACCCTGGCGCGCGAGCGCTCGCCCGAGGACGTGATGGCCGCGCTGCGCCGCACCGAGAAGACCGCCGGGCGGCTGCGGCAGCTCACCGGCAACCTGATGAGCCTCACCCGCGCCCAGCACTCCACCGAGCGCCAGCGCACCGACCTGCTGGACCTGGCCGGCGAAGCGGTGGACCTGCTGCAACCGCTGGCGCTGGCCCGCGACATCGATCTGTGGCTCGACGGCGCGTCCACCCCGGCCCAGGTGGACATCTCGCTCTTTTCCGGGGTGCTGGAGAACCTGATCGGCAACGCCCTCAAGTTCTCGCCGGTGGGCGGGCAGGTCAACGTGCAGGTCTCGCCGCTCGGGGGCGGCGCGCGCATCAGCATCGAGGACAGCGGCCCCGGCTTTCCCGCCGGTCCCCTGACCGAGGCTTTCGTGCGCGGCGTGCCCAGCGGCAGCGGCCCGGAAGGCTTCGGGCTGGGGCTGGCGGTGGTGCGTCAGGTCGTCGAAGCGCACGGCGGCGCCCTGGAACTCGGCGCCCGGCCCGGCGGCGGCGCCCAGGCATTGGTCACGCTGCCGCCGCCCAGTGCCGAAAAGCGAGCTGGCGAACTTTCACGTGATCTTTAG
- a CDS encoding ComEA family DNA-binding protein, with product MTALLLLAPTALAQTVKAAPPAAGTSPTTPMPMDPAKINVNTASAEELLKIPGVSTKIAQLIIKNRPYKNADELVKKLRASAIRMSRRCCRYWRSKARFSAAARASIQP from the coding sequence GTGACGGCCTTGCTGTTGCTGGCTCCAACAGCATTGGCGCAGACCGTCAAAGCGGCGCCTCCGGCTGCGGGGACCAGCCCAACTACGCCGATGCCAATGGACCCTGCGAAGATCAACGTCAATACCGCCAGTGCCGAAGAACTGCTCAAGATTCCTGGCGTGAGCACCAAGATCGCTCAACTCATCATTAAGAACCGCCCCTACAAGAACGCCGACGAACTGGTCAAAAAGTTAAGGGCATCGGCCATAAGAATGTCAAGAAGATGTTGCCGGTACTGGCGTTCTAAAGCCCGCTTCTCGGCGGCAGCCCGCGCTAGCATTCAGCCATGA
- a CDS encoding RBBP9/YdeN family alpha/beta hydrolase gives MTPTLIFVPGLGSSGPQHWQTLWQGKFGGVRVEQDDWNAPTPESWAARLHEVIEATLGDLLLVAHSAGVLTVAAYAQRYASSPRVSGALLVAPPDVERADMPQEVYPLRAVPLAALPFPALVVASENDPYATFERAAELAEAWEAELVTVGEAGHINVESGHGEWEEGEILLSEVLHAWTPPDIVRF, from the coding sequence ATGACCCCGACCTTGATCTTTGTTCCCGGCCTCGGCAGCAGCGGGCCGCAGCACTGGCAAACCCTCTGGCAGGGCAAGTTCGGTGGCGTGCGCGTCGAGCAAGATGACTGGAACGCGCCCACACCCGAAAGCTGGGCTGCCCGCTTGCACGAGGTGATCGAGGCCACGCTCGGCGACCTATTGCTGGTGGCGCACTCGGCCGGCGTGCTGACCGTCGCGGCGTATGCCCAGCGGTACGCGTCTTCACCACGGGTGAGCGGGGCCTTGCTGGTCGCGCCGCCGGATGTCGAGCGGGCCGACATGCCGCAGGAAGTGTATCCCCTGCGCGCGGTGCCGCTGGCTGCGCTGCCGTTTCCGGCGCTGGTGGTCGCCAGCGAGAACGACCCCTACGCCACCTTCGAGCGGGCTGCCGAGCTGGCCGAGGCCTGGGAAGCCGAGCTGGTCACGGTGGGGGAGGCCGGGCACATCAACGTCGAAAGTGGGCATGGCGAGTGGGAGGAAGGCGAGATTTTGCTCAGCGAAGTGCTGCACGCCTGGACACCGCCGGACATCGTGCGATTCTGA
- the trxA gene encoding thioredoxin, with amino-acid sequence MKPVELSDSNFKSEIESGLTLVDFWAPWCGPCRMVAPVIEDLAGQYEGKVKVGKLNVDDNQQTAMQFRVMSIPTVILFKDGQPVEGVVGAQPKRAFEQLLNKHVDSPVSAN; translated from the coding sequence ATGAAACCCGTAGAGCTGAGCGACAGCAATTTCAAGAGCGAGATCGAAAGCGGCCTGACGCTGGTGGACTTCTGGGCGCCGTGGTGCGGCCCCTGCCGGATGGTCGCGCCGGTCATCGAGGACCTGGCCGGACAGTACGAGGGCAAGGTCAAGGTCGGCAAACTCAACGTGGACGACAACCAGCAGACCGCCATGCAGTTTCGCGTGATGAGCATTCCTACCGTGATCCTCTTCAAGGACGGTCAGCCGGTGGAAGGCGTGGTGGGCGCGCAGCCCAAACGCGCTTTCGAGCAGCTGCTCAACAAGCACGTGGACAGCCCCGTCAGCGCCAACTGA
- a CDS encoding DUF309 domain-containing protein, with protein MPPEWRAGARLFNAGQWWEAHEAWEERWKAAQGDERACLQALILLAASLHKRWAHGSLTHRNYDKAQKYLGALPARYGGIDLEALNGEVWAALHQAGLRPQLPLPGFSEGG; from the coding sequence ATGCCTCCCGAGTGGCGAGCAGGCGCGCGGCTGTTCAACGCCGGGCAGTGGTGGGAAGCGCACGAAGCTTGGGAGGAGCGCTGGAAGGCGGCCCAGGGTGACGAGCGGGCCTGTTTGCAGGCGCTGATCCTGCTGGCCGCTTCTCTACACAAACGCTGGGCGCACGGCAGCCTGACCCACCGAAATTACGACAAAGCTCAGAAGTACCTTGGCGCTTTGCCGGCCCGGTACGGCGGCATCGATCTGGAGGCCCTGAACGGAGAGGTCTGGGCGGCGCTGCATCAGGCAGGGCTCCGGCCCCAGCTGCCTCTTCCTGGGTTCTCCGAAGGCGGGTGA
- a CDS encoding NYN domain-containing protein has protein sequence MEHPDYAERIGLFIDGANVYAAAKRLGWNFDHRKILDHFSSLGRLYNAFYYTAVPTPLDDKQKRFIDALTYMGYTVRTRSLRENTDENGETSRRANLDIEIVTDLLLTADLYDVAVLLTGDGDFERPVEALRTRGKRVVVASIPEMTSYELRNAADEYIDFKDIRAAVERPGYRLPSEGGARSERSEPRPFYVSSALDGEDDR, from the coding sequence ATGGAACACCCGGATTACGCCGAACGCATCGGCCTGTTTATCGACGGTGCCAACGTCTATGCCGCCGCCAAACGGCTCGGCTGGAATTTCGACCACCGCAAGATTCTCGATCACTTTTCGTCGCTGGGGCGGCTGTACAACGCGTTCTACTACACCGCCGTGCCGACCCCGCTCGACGACAAGCAAAAGCGCTTCATCGACGCGCTGACCTACATGGGCTATACCGTGCGGACCCGCAGCCTGCGCGAGAACACCGACGAGAACGGGGAAACCTCACGCAGGGCCAACCTCGACATCGAGATCGTCACCGATCTGCTGCTCACCGCCGATCTCTACGACGTGGCGGTGCTGCTGACCGGCGACGGCGACTTCGAGCGCCCGGTGGAAGCGCTGCGGACGCGCGGGAAGCGGGTGGTGGTGGCCTCGATTCCCGAGATGACCAGTTACGAGCTTCGCAACGCCGCCGACGAATACATCGATTTCAAGGACATTCGCGCCGCCGTGGAGCGCCCCGGCTACCGCCTGCCCAGCGAGGGTGGCGCGCGCAGCGAGCGCAGTGAACCGCGCCCGTTCTACGTGAGTAGCGCCCTGGACGGTGAAGATGACCGCTGA